The Haemorhous mexicanus isolate bHaeMex1 chromosome 5, bHaeMex1.pri, whole genome shotgun sequence genome contains a region encoding:
- the ATP6V1F gene encoding V-type proton ATPase subunit F codes for MAGRGKLIAVMGDEDTVTGFLLGGIGELDKHRRPNFLVVEKETSLAEIEETFRGFLAREDVGMILISQALAEQIRPAVAAHARALPAVLEIPSKDHPYDPARDSVLRRARGLFAPDELR; via the exons ATGGCGGGCCGCGGGAAGCTGATCGCGGTGATGGGCGATGAGGACACGGTGACCGGGTTTCTGCTGGGCGGCATCGGGGAGCTGGACAAGCACCGGCGGCCCAACTTCCTGGTGGTGGAAAAGGAAACAAGCCTGGCGGAGATCGAGGAGACGTTCCG GGGTTTCCTGGCACGGGAGGACGTGGGCATGATCCTGATCTCGCAAGCGCTGGCGGAGCAGATCCGGCCGGCGGTCGCAGCCCATGCCCGGGCGCTGCCCGCGGTGCTCGAGATCCCCTCCAAGGACCACCCCTACGACCCGGCCCGGGACTCGGTGCTGCGCCGCGCCCGGGGGCTCTTTGCACCCGATGAGCTGCGATAG
- the LOC132327966 gene encoding acrosin-like, with protein sequence MASDHSTAVLDYNSVTSADDTSHVGGTGVQPGAWPGIVSIQATWENGTWHMCTGVLLSSQWVLTVAHCFARAGGISMWDVVIGASDLRQPGPEAVVRRIQRLLVHQHYVAATARNDIALVELNQPVECSDYIQLGCVPDASLRVSELKSCYIAGWNFARTQGTGMVLQESKVHLMDTELCNSSPWYAGAVHADNLCAGYPQGGIDTCKGDSGGPLVCKDNEADYYWLVGLNSWGRGCDRARHPGIYTSTQHFYNWILLQTGLSPAERAGPAPEPVVTLAPEEEPEEPEEPEEHINLTPEYSQRPAVTSSGTSLSMAFPHQILVHFWNLVQEFLQFRKDKKA encoded by the exons ATGGCCTCTGaccacagcactgctgttctCGACTACAACTCTGTGACTTCTGCTGATGACACGTCCCATGTGGGTGGCACCGGTGTCCAGCCAGGGGCCTGGCCCGGCATCGTCAGCATCCAGGCCACCTGGGAGAACGGCACGTGGCACATGTGCACGGGTGTCCTCCTCAGCTCCCAGTGGGTCCTCACGGTCGCACACTGCTTCGCCAGGGCCGG GGGCATCTCCATGTGGGACGTGGTGATAGGGGCCTCAGATCTGAGACAGCCAGGCCCCGAGGCTGTGGTGAGACGCATCCAGAGGCTCCTGGTGCACCAGCACTACGTGGCTGCCACGGCCAGGAACGACATCGCCCTGGTGGAGCTGAACCAGCCCGTGGAGTGCAGCGACTACatccagctgggctgtgtgcccGACGCCTCGCTCAGGGTCTCAGAGCTGAAATCCTGCTACATCGCCGGCTGGAACTTTGCCAGAA ctcaGGGAACAGGCATGGTGCTGCAGGAGTCCAAGGTCCACCTCATGGACACGGAGCTCTGCAACAGCAGCCCATGGTATGCAGGGGCCGTTCATGCTGACAACCTGTGTGCTGGCTACCCACAGGGTGGTATTGACACATGCAAG ggggacAGTGGGGGTCCCCTCGTCTGCAAGGACAATGAAGCCGACTACTACTGGCTGGTGGGCTTGAACAGCTGGGGAAGAGGttgtgacagagccaggcaccCCGGGATCTACACCTCCACTCAGCACTTCTACAACTGGATCCTGCTCCAGACGGGCCTGAGCCCCGCAGAAAGAGCTGGTCCAGCACCGGAGCCAGTTGTCACCTTGGCCCCTGAGGAGGAGCCTGAGGAACCAGAGGAACCAGAAGAACACATCAACTTGACCCCTGAGTACAGCCAGAGACCAGCAGTGACATCCTCAGGCACGTCACTGTCCATGGCATTCCCACACCAGATCCTGGTGCATTTCTGGAATCTGGTGCAGGAGTTCCTGCAGTTTCGGAAGGACAAAAAAGcctga